The following coding sequences are from one Fusobacterium perfoetens window:
- the miaA gene encoding tRNA (adenosine(37)-N6)-dimethylallyltransferase MiaA, which yields MKGIVLAGPTGVGKTDLSLKLAKLLNADIISCDSAQVYREMNIGTAKIREEEMKGIKHYMLDVVPPIEKYSVGEYQRAVDKILAEKEKEGKAVILTGGTGLYINSVVNGLSALPESNPELREKLMNLSAEELYEKLKELDIEAAETIHMNNKKRVERAVEVCLMTGEKFSALSKQNIKNNNYDFLKVCLTRDREILYQRIDKRVDIMMEDGLLYEVENLYKKYGSETLRKINIIGYTQLIDYIEGKITLERAVEFIKRDSRRYAKRQMTWFNNDDGYLWFDLENQSENDILKSIIEHYSIGV from the coding sequence ATGAAAGGAATAGTTTTAGCAGGACCTACAGGAGTAGGAAAAACAGACCTGTCCCTTAAGCTTGCCAAACTTTTAAATGCAGATATAATTTCTTGTGATTCAGCTCAAGTCTATAGAGAAATGAACATTGGAACTGCAAAAATAAGAGAAGAAGAGATGAAGGGAATAAAACATTACATGCTTGATGTAGTCCCTCCTATTGAAAAATATAGTGTTGGAGAATACCAAAGAGCAGTTGATAAAATATTAGCTGAAAAGGAAAAAGAGGGAAAAGCAGTTATTCTTACAGGAGGGACAGGACTTTATATCAATTCTGTTGTAAATGGACTTTCTGCTCTTCCTGAAAGCAATCCTGAGCTTCGTGAAAAACTTATGAATCTTTCAGCAGAAGAACTTTATGAAAAACTTAAAGAATTAGATATTGAAGCAGCAGAAACAATTCATATGAATAATAAAAAAAGAGTTGAAAGGGCTGTGGAAGTATGCCTTATGACTGGAGAAAAATTTTCAGCTCTTTCAAAGCAGAATATAAAAAATAATAACTATGATTTTTTAAAAGTTTGTCTTACAAGAGATAGAGAAATTCTTTATCAAAGAATAGATAAAAGAGTTGATATAATGATGGAAGATGGACTTCTTTATGAAGTGGAAAATCTTTATAAAAAATATGGCTCTGAAACTCTAAGAAAAATTAATATCATAGGATATACCCAGCTGATAGATTATATAGAAGGAAAAATAACTCTTGAAAGGGCTGTGGAATTTATAAAAAGAGATTCTAGAAGATATGCCAAAAGACAAATGACATGGTTTAATAATGATGATGGATATTTGTGGTTTGATTTGGAAAATCAATCGGAAAATGATATATTAAAATCTATAATAGAGCATTATTCAATAGGTGTTTAA
- a CDS encoding ATP-binding protein: MNKNEIKILLSSALENLSVIRTLIRTYLTLHKVEERNIMEILTITDELATNVVEHGYQYQPGELIITIEKEGSVIKLVVEDNGVGFDESKMSKEEGGMGLRIARSMSDSFKIEKKVNGTKFKVEKKIKEVC, translated from the coding sequence TTGAATAAGAATGAGATAAAAATTCTCCTTTCTTCAGCTTTAGAAAATCTTTCTGTTATCAGAACATTAATCAGAACTTATTTAACTCTTCATAAAGTAGAAGAACGAAATATAATGGAGATTCTGACCATTACAGATGAACTGGCAACTAATGTTGTAGAGCATGGTTATCAGTACCAGCCAGGAGAGCTTATAATAACTATAGAAAAAGAGGGAAGTGTTATAAAACTTGTGGTTGAAGATAACGGTGTTGGATTTGATGAAAGTAAAATGAGTAAAGAAGAAGGAGGAATGGGACTTCGTATTGCACGAAGTATGTCAGATAGCTTCAAAATTGAGAAAAAAGTAAACGGAACAAAATTTAAGGTGGAGAAAAAAATAAAGGAGGTTTGTTAA
- a CDS encoding STAS domain-containing protein, which produces MDTNFDIIETRNGDVVIMKVEGELDALVAPRLKDKITKEMENGTKYFVIDFENLVHINSLAMGILRGKLKLVKDMGGDIKLVKLNDHIKGIFEMIGLDEIFEIYESEEEAVESYNKI; this is translated from the coding sequence ATGGATACAAATTTTGATATAATAGAAACAAGAAATGGTGATGTTGTAATAATGAAAGTTGAAGGGGAACTAGATGCACTTGTTGCTCCAAGACTTAAAGATAAAATCACAAAAGAAATGGAAAATGGAACAAAATATTTTGTTATAGATTTTGAAAATCTTGTACATATTAACAGTTTAGCTATGGGAATTTTAAGAGGAAAACTAAAACTAGTTAAAGATATGGGTGGAGATATTAAACTTGTGAAATTAAATGACCACATTAAAGGAATATTTGAAATGATAGGTCTTGATGAAATATTTGAAATATATGAGAGTGAAGAAGAAGCAGTAGAAAGCTATAATAAAATTTAA
- the rny gene encoding ribonuclease Y, which translates to MNYMIGIGFAVIGFCIVFAMLYKKSVIDKKIQELRDTEDEKLKAKIKAKEIIKNAESEAIILKKDIELKAKETVYQMKEEAEKEIKIAKNEVLQKELRLTRKEESVDNKLEKIEAKTIELEKSREELEKKTEEVQVLIEKQEVELERISELSKSEAKEMLISKLRDSLTHETAVAIREFEAKLKETKEDISKRILSTVIGKAASEYVVDSTVTVVNLPNDEMKGRIIGREGRNIRTIESLTGVDIIIDDTPEAVVLSSYDGVKREVARRAIEKLISDGRIHPGKIEELVNKSRKEIEKDILEAGEQALIEVGIQGMHPEIVKTLGRLKYRTSYGQNVLVHSIEVARLAANLAAELGADAQLAKRGGLLHDIGKVLDHEIESSHALIGGEFLKKFGEHEDVINAVMAHHNEVEYSTVESVLVQAADAVSASRPGARMETLSSYLKRLASLEEIAKSFKGVESSYAIQAGREIRIIINPDVVSDDEAAVMARDVAKKIEETMQYPGQIKVTILRETRATEYAK; encoded by the coding sequence ATGAATTATATGATAGGAATAGGATTTGCAGTAATCGGATTCTGTATAGTATTTGCAATGCTGTACAAGAAGTCTGTTATAGATAAAAAAATACAAGAACTTAGAGATACAGAAGATGAAAAATTAAAAGCTAAAATAAAAGCGAAAGAAATAATAAAAAATGCTGAATCAGAAGCAATAATTCTTAAAAAAGATATAGAACTTAAAGCTAAAGAAACAGTTTATCAAATGAAAGAAGAAGCAGAAAAAGAAATAAAAATAGCTAAAAATGAAGTTTTACAAAAAGAATTAAGACTTACTAGAAAAGAAGAAAGTGTTGATAATAAACTTGAAAAAATAGAAGCTAAAACAATAGAACTTGAAAAATCAAGAGAAGAACTTGAAAAGAAAACAGAAGAAGTTCAAGTTCTTATAGAAAAACAAGAAGTTGAACTTGAAAGAATATCAGAATTATCTAAGTCTGAAGCAAAAGAAATGCTGATTTCTAAATTAAGAGATAGTCTTACACATGAAACAGCAGTTGCAATAAGAGAGTTTGAGGCAAAACTAAAAGAAACAAAAGAAGATATTTCAAAAAGAATCCTTTCAACAGTAATAGGAAAAGCTGCTTCTGAATATGTTGTAGACTCAACAGTAACAGTTGTAAATCTTCCTAATGATGAGATGAAAGGAAGAATAATTGGTAGAGAAGGAAGAAATATAAGAACTATAGAATCTCTTACTGGTGTAGATATCATAATTGATGATACTCCTGAAGCAGTAGTTTTATCAAGTTATGACGGAGTAAAAAGAGAAGTGGCAAGAAGAGCCATTGAAAAACTTATTTCAGATGGAAGAATTCATCCTGGAAAAATTGAAGAACTTGTAAATAAATCAAGAAAAGAAATAGAAAAAGATATCCTTGAAGCAGGAGAACAAGCTTTAATAGAAGTTGGAATTCAAGGAATGCATCCAGAAATAGTAAAAACACTTGGAAGATTAAAATACAGAACAAGCTACGGTCAAAATGTACTTGTTCACTCAATAGAAGTTGCAAGGCTTGCAGCTAATCTTGCAGCAGAACTTGGAGCAGATGCTCAGCTTGCTAAAAGAGGAGGACTTTTACACGATATAGGTAAGGTCTTAGATCACGAAATAGAGTCTTCACATGCTCTTATAGGAGGAGAGTTCTTAAAGAAATTTGGAGAACATGAAGATGTAATAAATGCTGTAATGGCTCACCATAATGAAGTAGAATATTCTACTGTAGAATCAGTTCTTGTACAAGCAGCAGATGCTGTATCAGCATCAAGACCTGGAGCAAGAATGGAAACATTATCATCTTACTTAAAGAGACTTGCTTCTCTTGAAGAAATTGCTAAATCATTTAAAGGAGTTGAATCTTCTTATGCAATTCAAGCAGGAAGAGAAATAAGAATCATAATTAATCCTGATGTTGTAAGTGATGATGAAGCAGCTGTAATGGCAAGAGATGTAGCTAAAAAAATAGAGGAAACTATGCAGTATCCTGGACAAATAAAAGTTACAATCTTAAGAGAAACAAGAGCTACAGAATATGCAAAATAG
- a CDS encoding TIGR00282 family metallophosphoesterase, with product MKVLVVGDVVGNPGRKTLYAYLEKMRDKYDFIVVNGENAAGGFGITTKIADEFFDKKIDVITSGNHIWDKKEIYTYLEGSDRILRPINYPKGTTPGKGYTIVESKRGVKVGVISAQGRVFMPPIDCPFERISEVIDEIRKQCKIIIVDFHAEATSEKIALGKYLDGKISLLYGTHTHVQTADEKIFLEGTGYISDVGMTGSDSGIIGMSAEVVIPKFITALPQRFEVAEGNERFNGLSVVIDEETGECESIERINLSLKQIEIL from the coding sequence ATGAAAGTATTAGTAGTTGGAGATGTGGTTGGAAATCCAGGAAGAAAAACTTTATATGCATATCTTGAGAAAATGAGAGATAAGTACGATTTTATAGTTGTAAATGGAGAAAATGCTGCGGGAGGATTTGGTATTACAACTAAAATAGCAGATGAGTTTTTTGATAAAAAAATAGATGTCATAACAAGTGGAAATCATATTTGGGACAAGAAAGAAATATACACATATCTAGAAGGTTCAGATAGAATCTTAAGACCTATTAATTATCCAAAAGGAACAACTCCAGGTAAAGGATATACAATAGTTGAAAGTAAAAGAGGAGTAAAAGTTGGGGTTATTTCAGCTCAAGGAAGAGTATTTATGCCTCCTATTGACTGTCCTTTTGAAAGAATATCTGAAGTTATTGATGAAATAAGAAAGCAATGTAAAATAATAATAGTTGATTTTCATGCAGAAGCTACATCAGAAAAAATTGCTCTTGGAAAATATCTTGATGGGAAAATTTCTCTGTTATATGGAACTCATACTCATGTGCAGACAGCAGATGAGAAAATTTTTCTTGAAGGAACAGGATATATTTCAGATGTGGGAATGACAGGATCAGACAGTGGTATTATAGGAATGTCTGCTGAAGTAGTTATTCCAAAATTTATTACAGCACTTCCTCAAAGATTTGAAGTGGCTGAGGGAAATGAAAGATTCAATGGACTTTCAGTTGTTATAGACGAAGAAACAGGTGAATGCGAAAGTATAGAAAGAATCAACCTGTCTCTTAAACAGATAGAAATATTATAA
- the prmA gene encoding 50S ribosomal protein L11 methyltransferase yields MKVMEIKVIFESDDIEKAKKEIGDIFYDFGATGLKIEEPMTHKNSLDYYKNEKDFLMVDHAVSAYFPMNIYAERRKQAILKRFEETFSEREDLVYTIDFYDYEEEDYQNSWKKYFYTQKISERFVVKPTWREYEPLEDELVIEIDPGRAFGTGTHPTTSLCIKLMEENIKEGNTVIDVGTGSGILMVAAEKLGAGKIIGTDIDPMAVEVAEENLLLNKVDMEKAKAYAGDLVTVVKDEKFDVVVANILADVLLILLKDISRVVKKDGLVIFSGIIEDKLEEMKKEIENVGLEILEIKADKEWRAILMKA; encoded by the coding sequence ATGAAAGTAATGGAGATAAAAGTAATTTTTGAAAGTGATGATATAGAAAAAGCAAAAAAGGAAATAGGAGATATTTTTTATGATTTTGGAGCTACAGGTTTAAAAATAGAAGAGCCTATGACTCATAAAAATTCTCTTGATTATTATAAAAATGAAAAAGATTTTCTTATGGTAGATCATGCAGTTTCAGCATATTTTCCTATGAATATATATGCTGAAAGAAGAAAACAAGCGATATTAAAAAGATTTGAAGAAACTTTTTCAGAGAGAGAAGACCTTGTTTATACAATAGATTTTTATGATTATGAGGAAGAAGATTATCAAAACAGCTGGAAAAAATATTTCTATACTCAGAAAATAAGTGAAAGATTTGTAGTAAAACCTACATGGAGAGAATATGAACCTCTTGAAGATGAACTTGTAATAGAAATAGATCCAGGAAGAGCATTTGGAACAGGAACTCACCCAACAACATCTCTTTGTATAAAACTTATGGAAGAAAATATAAAAGAGGGAAATACAGTTATAGATGTTGGAACAGGTTCAGGAATTCTTATGGTTGCTGCAGAGAAACTTGGTGCAGGAAAAATTATAGGAACAGATATAGATCCAATGGCTGTTGAAGTTGCAGAAGAAAATCTTCTTTTAAATAAAGTTGATATGGAAAAAGCAAAGGCTTATGCAGGAGATCTTGTAACAGTAGTTAAAGATGAAAAATTTGATGTTGTAGTTGCAAATATTCTAGCAGATGTTCTTCTTATTCTGCTTAAAGATATTTCAAGAGTTGTAAAAAAAGATGGGCTTGTTATATTTTCAGGTATTATAGAAGATAAACTTGAAGAGATGAAAAAAGAAATAGAAAATGTTGGACTTGAAATTCTTGAAATAAAAGCAGATAAAGAGTGGAGAGCAATACTTATGAAAGCATAA
- the cmk gene encoding (d)CMP kinase, which produces MRNFIMAIDGPAGSGKSTIAKILAERHNLTYLDTGAMYRMVALYFFENNVDLDNDMEVKLNLDKIKMDIEKDKFILNGKDVSKDIRTPRVSGLVSFVARIKRVREKLVELQREISNGKNVVLDGRDIGTVVFPNAALKIFLVASPEERAKRRMKEYEEKGMKEDFEAVLANIKERDMIDSTREEGPLKKAYDAVEIDTSFMTIDEVSEEISRLVKEKIGE; this is translated from the coding sequence ATGAGAAACTTTATAATGGCAATAGATGGACCTGCAGGAAGTGGAAAAAGTACAATAGCAAAAATTCTTGCAGAAAGACATAATCTTACATATCTTGATACAGGAGCAATGTACAGAATGGTAGCTCTTTATTTCTTTGAAAATAATGTTGATCTTGATAATGATATGGAAGTAAAGCTTAATCTTGATAAAATAAAAATGGATATAGAAAAAGATAAGTTTATACTAAATGGAAAAGATGTTTCTAAAGATATAAGAACACCAAGAGTGAGCGGACTTGTTTCTTTTGTTGCAAGAATAAAAAGAGTGAGAGAAAAATTAGTAGAACTTCAAAGAGAAATAAGCAACGGAAAAAATGTTGTTCTTGATGGAAGAGATATAGGAACAGTTGTATTTCCTAATGCTGCTTTAAAAATATTTCTTGTAGCTTCTCCTGAAGAAAGAGCTAAAAGAAGAATGAAAGAATATGAAGAAAAAGGAATGAAAGAAGACTTTGAAGCTGTTCTTGCAAACATAAAAGAAAGAGATATGATTGATTCAACAAGAGAAGAAGGGCCTCTAAAAAAAGCTTATGATGCAGTAGAGATTGATACAAG